In one Gallus gallus isolate bGalGal1 chromosome 20, bGalGal1.mat.broiler.GRCg7b, whole genome shotgun sequence genomic region, the following are encoded:
- the NKAIN4 gene encoding sodium/potassium-transporting ATPase subunit beta-1-interacting protein 4 isoform X1, with translation MGCCTGRCTLIFLCTLQLLAALERQVFDFLGYQWAPILANFLHIIIVILGLFGTIQYRPRYIVVYAIWTAVWVTWNIFIICFYLEVGGLSKDSELLTFNISRHQSWWSENGPGCVRKEASMSGIAGLDSHSYISVIGCALEYRYIEVMHSSFQILIALVGFVYACYVVSVFTEEEDSFDFIGGFDPFPLYHVNEKPTNLLFKQTYLPA, from the exons CTTGCTGCATTAGAGAGGCAAGTGTTCGATTTCCTGGGATACCAGTGGGCCCCTATCCTAGCCAACTTCCTCCACATCATCATTGTTATCCTTGGCCTGTTTGGCACCATTCAGTACAGACCTCGTTACATAGTGGTG TATGCCATCTGGACTGCAGTTTGGGTCACCTGGAACATTTTCATCATCTGTTTTTACTTAGAAGTGGGAGGGCTCTCAAAG GACAGTGAGCTCTTGACGTTTAATATCTCCCGGCACCAGTCGTGGTGGAGTGAAAACGGTCCTGGCTGTGTAAGGAAGGAGGCTTCAATGTCTGGCATCGCAGGACTGGATAGCCATTCCTATATCTCTGTGATAGGCTGTGCCCTGGAGTATCGGTACATTGAGGTCATGCACAGCTCCTTCCAGATCCTGATTGCG CTGGTGGGTTTTGTCTACGCCTGCTACGTTGTTAGTGTTTTTACAGAAGAAGAAGACAGCT ttgatttCATTGGTGGATTTGATCCATTTCCTCTCTACCATGTCAATGAAAAACCCACCAACCTTTTGTTCAAGCAGACATACCT GCCTGCGTAA
- the NKAIN4 gene encoding sodium/potassium-transporting ATPase subunit beta-1-interacting protein 4 isoform X4 produces MGCCTGRCTLIFLCTLQLLAALERQVFDFLGYQWAPILANFLHIIIVILGLFGTIQYRPRYIVVYAIWTAVWVTWNIFIICFYLEVGGLSKDSELLTFNISRHQSWWSENGPGCVRKEASMSGIAGLDSHSYISVIGCALEYRYIEVMHSSFQILIALVGFVYACYVVSVFTEEEDSCLRK; encoded by the exons CTTGCTGCATTAGAGAGGCAAGTGTTCGATTTCCTGGGATACCAGTGGGCCCCTATCCTAGCCAACTTCCTCCACATCATCATTGTTATCCTTGGCCTGTTTGGCACCATTCAGTACAGACCTCGTTACATAGTGGTG TATGCCATCTGGACTGCAGTTTGGGTCACCTGGAACATTTTCATCATCTGTTTTTACTTAGAAGTGGGAGGGCTCTCAAAG GACAGTGAGCTCTTGACGTTTAATATCTCCCGGCACCAGTCGTGGTGGAGTGAAAACGGTCCTGGCTGTGTAAGGAAGGAGGCTTCAATGTCTGGCATCGCAGGACTGGATAGCCATTCCTATATCTCTGTGATAGGCTGTGCCCTGGAGTATCGGTACATTGAGGTCATGCACAGCTCCTTCCAGATCCTGATTGCG CTGGTGGGTTTTGTCTACGCCTGCTACGTTGTTAGTGTTTTTACAGAAGAAGAAGACAGCT GCCTGCGTAAATGA
- the NKAIN4 gene encoding sodium/potassium-transporting ATPase subunit beta-1-interacting protein 4 isoform X5, with protein sequence METTVVFQANPGHEDFRLAALERQVFDFLGYQWAPILANFLHIIIVILGLFGTIQYRPRYIVVYAIWTAVWVTWNIFIICFYLEVGGLSKDSELLTFNISRHQSWWSENGPGCVRKEASMSGIAGLDSHSYISVIGCALEYRYIEVMHSSFQILIALVGFVYACYVVSVFTEEEDSCLRK encoded by the exons CTTGCTGCATTAGAGAGGCAAGTGTTCGATTTCCTGGGATACCAGTGGGCCCCTATCCTAGCCAACTTCCTCCACATCATCATTGTTATCCTTGGCCTGTTTGGCACCATTCAGTACAGACCTCGTTACATAGTGGTG TATGCCATCTGGACTGCAGTTTGGGTCACCTGGAACATTTTCATCATCTGTTTTTACTTAGAAGTGGGAGGGCTCTCAAAG GACAGTGAGCTCTTGACGTTTAATATCTCCCGGCACCAGTCGTGGTGGAGTGAAAACGGTCCTGGCTGTGTAAGGAAGGAGGCTTCAATGTCTGGCATCGCAGGACTGGATAGCCATTCCTATATCTCTGTGATAGGCTGTGCCCTGGAGTATCGGTACATTGAGGTCATGCACAGCTCCTTCCAGATCCTGATTGCG CTGGTGGGTTTTGTCTACGCCTGCTACGTTGTTAGTGTTTTTACAGAAGAAGAAGACAGCT GCCTGCGTAAATGA
- the NKAIN4 gene encoding sodium/potassium-transporting ATPase subunit beta-1-interacting protein 4 isoform X3 — protein sequence MGCCTGRCTLIFLCTLQLLAALERQVFDFLGYQWAPILANFLHIIIVILGLFGTIQYRPRYIVVYAIWTAVWVTWNIFIICFYLEVGGLSKDSELLTFNISRHQSWWSENGPGCVRKEASMSGIAGLDSHSYISVIGCALEYRYIEVMHSSFQILIALVGFVYACYVVSVFTEEEDSFDFIGGFDPFPLYHVNEKPTNLLFKQTYL from the exons CTTGCTGCATTAGAGAGGCAAGTGTTCGATTTCCTGGGATACCAGTGGGCCCCTATCCTAGCCAACTTCCTCCACATCATCATTGTTATCCTTGGCCTGTTTGGCACCATTCAGTACAGACCTCGTTACATAGTGGTG TATGCCATCTGGACTGCAGTTTGGGTCACCTGGAACATTTTCATCATCTGTTTTTACTTAGAAGTGGGAGGGCTCTCAAAG GACAGTGAGCTCTTGACGTTTAATATCTCCCGGCACCAGTCGTGGTGGAGTGAAAACGGTCCTGGCTGTGTAAGGAAGGAGGCTTCAATGTCTGGCATCGCAGGACTGGATAGCCATTCCTATATCTCTGTGATAGGCTGTGCCCTGGAGTATCGGTACATTGAGGTCATGCACAGCTCCTTCCAGATCCTGATTGCG CTGGTGGGTTTTGTCTACGCCTGCTACGTTGTTAGTGTTTTTACAGAAGAAGAAGACAGCT ttgatttCATTGGTGGATTTGATCCATTTCCTCTCTACCATGTCAATGAAAAACCCACCAACCTTTTGTTCAAGCAGACATACCT GTAG
- the NKAIN4 gene encoding sodium/potassium-transporting ATPase subunit beta-1-interacting protein 4 isoform X2, which translates to METTVVFQANPGHEDFRLAALERQVFDFLGYQWAPILANFLHIIIVILGLFGTIQYRPRYIVVYAIWTAVWVTWNIFIICFYLEVGGLSKDSELLTFNISRHQSWWSENGPGCVRKEASMSGIAGLDSHSYISVIGCALEYRYIEVMHSSFQILIALVGFVYACYVVSVFTEEEDSFDFIGGFDPFPLYHVNEKPTNLLFKQTYLPA; encoded by the exons CTTGCTGCATTAGAGAGGCAAGTGTTCGATTTCCTGGGATACCAGTGGGCCCCTATCCTAGCCAACTTCCTCCACATCATCATTGTTATCCTTGGCCTGTTTGGCACCATTCAGTACAGACCTCGTTACATAGTGGTG TATGCCATCTGGACTGCAGTTTGGGTCACCTGGAACATTTTCATCATCTGTTTTTACTTAGAAGTGGGAGGGCTCTCAAAG GACAGTGAGCTCTTGACGTTTAATATCTCCCGGCACCAGTCGTGGTGGAGTGAAAACGGTCCTGGCTGTGTAAGGAAGGAGGCTTCAATGTCTGGCATCGCAGGACTGGATAGCCATTCCTATATCTCTGTGATAGGCTGTGCCCTGGAGTATCGGTACATTGAGGTCATGCACAGCTCCTTCCAGATCCTGATTGCG CTGGTGGGTTTTGTCTACGCCTGCTACGTTGTTAGTGTTTTTACAGAAGAAGAAGACAGCT ttgatttCATTGGTGGATTTGATCCATTTCCTCTCTACCATGTCAATGAAAAACCCACCAACCTTTTGTTCAAGCAGACATACCT GCCTGCGTAA